Within Alcaligenes sp. SDU_A2, the genomic segment TCGCCTCTCGCGAACAGGTCATGCTGGTGCTGGACAAAGTGGTTGCCTATTTCGAGCAGCACGAACCCAGCCACCCCGCCCCTTTGCTGCTGCGTCGCGCCCAGCAATTGGTTCCTATGGGCTTTCATGAATTGATCCAGGACCTGGCACCCAGCGCCTGGGATCAGATTCAGGTCTTTATGCCCCGTCCGCCGTCGGCGGATCTTGCCTCTTAATCCAATGAATCAAACGGAGAAGACCTGATGTCTGCGAAATCCAATACTGGCAGCGGCCAGAAGTTTCTGGGCCGCAACCGCGCCCCGCGTGTGCAGATCGAATATGACGTAGAGCTGTATGGTGCCGAGCACCGTGTGCAGCTGCCTTTTGTAATGGGTGTGCTGGCCGATCTGGCTGGACACAACACGGACAGCCAGCCGGAGCTGGGCGAGCGCAAGTTTCTGGAAATCGATGTCGACAATTTTGACGATCGCATGAAATCGATTGCGCCCCGCTTGAACCTGCAAGTTCCCAATAGCCTGAGCGGCCAGGGCGTGCTGGGCGTGGAAGTGGCGTTTGACTCTATGGACAGTTTTTCGCCGGCGCAGTTGGCTCGCCAGATCGAACCGCTGGCCCATTTATTACAAGCACGCACTCAGTTGGCCAATTTGCTGACCTATATGGATGGCAAAAGCGGGGCGGAGGAACTGCTGTCCCGTTTGCTGCAACAACCCGAGCTGCTGCGTGCGTTGGCTGGCCGCCCACCGCAGGCCTTGCCCACGAGCGAACCACAGTCCGGTCAGGACAACGAAGCACAACAATAAGGAATACCGCGATGACATCCACTCAGATATTGACCGCGACCGACGAGGACACCCGGCTGGACCAGCTTTCGGTACTGCTCCAGCAGCAGTTTCGCCCCAAGACCGAGCAGGCCCAGCAGGCGGTGGAATATGCCGTGGCGACCTTGGCCGAACAGGCGCTGGAGCAGTCGGTCACGTTGAGCGACGATGCCTATCAGACGATTCAGGCCGTCATCGCGCAGATCGACCGAAAGATGACCGAGCAGATCAACCACATCCTGCATCACCCGGAGTTTCAGCGCCTGGAAGGAGCCTGGCGGGGCCTGCATCATTTGGTCAGCAATACGGAGACCGACGAATTGTTGCGTATCCGGGTCATGCCGGCGTCCAAGAAGGAGCTGGCGCGTAATCTGAAGCGCTACAAAGGCGTGGCGTGGGATCAAAGTCCTTTGTTCAAGAAAGTGTATGAACAGGAATACGGACAGTTCGGTGGCGAACCTTTCGGCTGCCTGGTGGGCGATTACCACTTTGACCATAGTCCGCCCGATGTGGAAATGCTGGGCGAGCTGGCGCGCATTGGCGCGGCCGCGCACAGCCCTTTTATCGCCGGTGCCGCGCCTTCGGTCATGCAGATGGAGTCTTGGCAGGAGCTGGCCAATCCGCGCGATCTGACCAAGATTTTTTCCAATACTGAATACGCGGCCTGGCAAAGCCTGCGCGAATCGGATGATGCGCGGTATTTGGGGTTGGCCATGCCGCGTTTTCTGGCGCGCTTGCCTTATGGCGCGCGTACCAATCCGGTCGATGAGTTTGACTTCGAGGAAGACACCGACGGGGCCAACCACGACCGTTATACCTGGGCCAACTCAGCCTACGCGATGGCAGTCAATATCAATCGCTCCTTCAAGCACTTTGGCTGGTGCACGGCGATTCGCGGCGTGGAGTCGGGCGGGGCTGTCGAGAACCTGCCTTGCCATACCTTTCCCACCGACGATGGTGGGGTGGATATCAAGTGTCCGACCGAAATCGCCATCAGCGATAGGCGCGAGGCCGAACTGGCCAAGAATGGCTTTATGCCGCTGGTGCATCGGAAAAATTCGGACTTTGCTGCATTTATCGGGGCGCAGTCTTTGCAAAAACCACAGGAATACTACGACGCCGACGCCACGGCCAATGCCCGTTTGGCGGCGCGCCTGCCGTATTTGTTTGCCTGCTGCCGTTTCGCGCACTACCTGAAGTGCATTGTGCGCGACAAGATCGGCTCGTTTCGTGAGCGCGACGATATGGAGCGGTGGCTCAATGGCTGGATCATGAATTATGTGGATGGCGATCCGACCAACTCGTCCCAGGAAACCAAAGCCCGCAAACCGTTGGCGGCGGCCGAAGTGGCCGTGCAGGAGGTGCCGGACAACCCGGGCTATTACGCCGCCAAATTCTTTTTGCGGCCGCATTATCAATTGGAAGGACTGACCGTGTCCTTGCGTCTGGTGTCCCGCCTGCCCTCGCTCAAGGGTGAGCAGAGCTGATTTGTATCCGGGCCAGCGACTGGCCTTATTTGACCTTCAAGGAGAAAAGCGTGGCTGTTGATATGTTCATGAAAATCGAGGGTGCCAGTGGTGAATCCAAGGATTCCAACCATAAGGATTGGACCGATATTCTGTCGTTTTCGTGGGGGGCTTCCCAGCCCGGCAGCATGAGCGCCGGGGGCGGCGGCGGCCAGGGCAAGGCAAATTTTAATGATTTGCATGTGCTGGCCCGCATCGATAAGGCTGCGCCGGCGGTAATGAAACATTGCGCCAGCGGCAAGCACCTGGGCAAGGTGGAGCTGTCGGTGTGCAAGGCCGGGGGCGAACAGGTGGAATATTCCAAAATTACCTTGGAAGATGTGCTGGTGACCTCGGTGCAACTGAATGCCGAGCGCGAGGTGGAAAGCGTGCTGGTCAACTATTCTTTCCAGGCTGCGCGCGTCAAGCAGCAGTACTGGGAGCAATCCGATCGGGGCACCAAGGGCGCGGAAACGCTCGTGGCCTGGGACATCAAGCAGAACAAAGAGGCCTGAGCCGAGCAGGCGACAGGAGCAGGAAGGCCATGAATCGTTTCCGTCCTTCCGGCGGCCGCAACGCCGCGCCTGCGCGCGGCCAGGCGGACCGCCTGCAACCCTGCCTGCTGGACAGGTTGACCGACGAGCGGCCCGGCCATGTGTCGGAGCCGCCGCAACCGATGAGCCAGCGGCAGATGCGTCAGGCGGTCCTGCGCGATCTGGGGTATTTGCTTAATACGCCTAATCAGGGCAGCACGGTGCTGATGCAAGCGCTGACCCATGTGCGCCGGTCGTGTCTGAATTATGGCTTGAGCCCATTGGCCGGCAAGACCATGAGCGAGGTGCAATGGCTGGATGTGGAGCAGGCCTTGCGCACGGCCATCTTGCATTTTGAGCCGCGTATCTTGCCCGATACCTTGCACGTGCATTGTCTGGATCAGGGCGAACAGCGCGATTTGCACAATGTGCTTAGCTTGCGCATTCAGGGCCATATCTGGTGCGAACCGTACCCGCAGGAGTTTTTGCTGCGCACGCGCATCGATCTGGAAAGTGGTCACCTAGACCTGGAAGAGAGTTACGCATCGGCATGAATCCCGAGTTGCTGCAGTATTACAACCGCGAACTGGCTTACCTGCGCGAGCTGGGTGCCGAGTTTGCGCAGGCCTACCCTAAAGTGGCCGCCCGTCTGGGCTTGCAGGATACGGCGGTGGCCGATCCTTATGTGGAGCGATTGTTGGAAGGCTTTAGCTTTCTGACCGCACGCATCCAGATGAAGATGGACGCGGAGTTTCCCCGGCTAAGTCACCAGTTGCTTGATGCCATCCAGCCCTCTTGGCTGATGCCCACGCCCAGCATGGGCCTGGTGCAGTTTCATCCCAGCATGAGCGAGGGGTCGCTGGCCAAGGGTTTTACCCTGGAGCGTCATACGGCGCTGCGCTCGCGTATTCCGGCAGGTGAACAGACGGCCTGTGAGTTTTCCACCTGCCATGCCGTGACGCTGTGGCCCATGCAATTGTCCGATGCGCGCTTGACTGATGTGCCGGGCAACGTGCCGTTGGCGGCCTTGGGCAGCCGGCAGGCATTGTCGGCCCGCTCGACCCTGACGCTGGACTTTCAGGTGCAGGGTGGCTTGACCCTGGAGGAGCTGGCGGTCGATGAGCTGAGTCTGCATCTGGGCGGCCCCGAGTCCGACAGCAGCGTCTTGCTGGACGCCTTGTTGCGGCAGACCCTGGGTGTGTTTGTGCAGATGGGCCAGGAGCCGGCGCAGTTGCTTGGTACGGCCCAATGCCTGACGCATGACGGGCTGCAGGACGAGCAGTCGATCTTGCCGGTGGCGGCTCAGGAGTTTTCGGGACATCGTTTGTTGCGGGAGTATTTTTCCTTGCCGGGCCGTTTTTCTTTTGTGCGACTGCGCGGCGTGCAGGCGGCGATTGCCCGCAGCCGTGCGCTGGGCGGCAAGAGCCGGCGCTGGTCTGTGCATATTGTGTTCGGGCAGGCCTGGCCCGATCTGGCGGCGCGGGTCGGGCCGGGCCATGTGCGTCTGTACTGCACCCCGGCCGTCAATCTGTTTCGTCGGCGCAGCGAACGCATGGCGTTGCGCGCGCAGGCTACCGACCATCATGTGGTTATGGACCGTACCCGGCCTATGGACTTCGAGGTGTGTTTGCTGGAGCAAGTGCGCGGACATGGTCACCAGGGGGTGGATGATGTCGTGTTCCGGCCCTTGTATGCGACCACGGCGCAGGATGCCGGCAATTTTGGGCGCTATTACACGGTGCGTCGCGAGTCGCGCGTGGCGTCGGACAGTCAGAAGCGATGGGGCGGGCGCAGTAGCTATGCGGGCAGCGAGTTGTATCTGTCTCTGGTCGATCAGCGTGAACGACCTGATTGGTTTGGCATGCAACAGATCAGCGTGACGGCTTGGTGCAGCAACCGCGACCTGCCCTTGCTGTTGCCCCGTTCGTCTCAATCGGACTTCAGCCTGCGCGTGTCTGCGCCAGTCGCGGCGGTGACCTTGCTGGATGCGCCGACCCGTCCGCGTTCCATGTCGGCGGGCGGGCGGCAGGCCTGGGAATTGATTTCCCAACTGAGCCTGGCCCAGCTTGGCGTGGCGCAGACCGATCCGCTGGAAGCCGCAGGGCGTTGGCGCGCTTTGCTGGCCGCGCATGTAGACCCGGCCGATGCCGGAGCGTTGCGCCAGATTGCGGCCATTGTCTCCGTTCAGGCCCGTCCGGTGCAACGGGCCATGCCGGGGCCAGGGCCGTTGGTGATGGGCAGGGGCGTGCACTTCGAGGTCACCCTGGATCAAAGCGGTTTTCCGGGTGGGCGCTCGTTCGCGCTGGCTGCCGTGCTGAGCCGTTATCTGACCCGTCATGTCAGCATGAATAGTTTTGTGTCTACGCAGTTCCGCTCGCAGGCGGGCGTGGATCTGGGGGCCTGGGCCCCCAGTGCCGGTACCCGGCCTGTCGTATGAACAGGCCTTCGGAGCCGACCTTAAGGTCGCAGGCATTGTTGCAGGAGCTGGGACGGCTGATCGAGCAGTGGCCTTTTGGGCACGACTTGTTTCGTGTGCTGCGCGCGGTCGATGCCTTGCAGGCGCAATGTGGCCGGCCCAGGCTGGGCACGGCCCCTACGCCACGCCAGGAATACATACGGGTCGGCCAGCCGCCGGCTCTGGCGTTTGCGGCCTCCAGCGTGCAGGGCGCGCAGTGGCAGGACGAGGTATTGCATTTGCAGGTGCAGGGGTTTGGCCTGTGGGGGCCCAATGGCCCTTTGCCGCTGCACATGACCGAGTATTTTTTTCAGCGTAGCCGCAACTTTAATGACCATGCGGGCGTTGCTTTCCTGGACCAGTTTCATCATCGCCTGTTTCTGTTGTTTTTCCGGGCTTGGTCCCAGGCGCAGGCGGTGTGTGATCTGGAGCACGATCAAGATGGTTTTACCCGCTGGCTGGCCAGTCTGGCGGGCACAGGGCCAGTAGGGCAACAGGCCTCCTTGCCTGCGCATGCCGTGTGTTTTCAGGCACCGGTTATGGTTGCGCAGGCGAAAAGCGCACACGCTTTGCAGACTTTGTTGTCCAGTCATTTTCAATTGCCGGTGACTATTCAGGAAAACGTCCCGGTTTGGGTGACGCTGGATGAGCAGGTGCAGGCCAGCCTGGGCGGGGTCTGCGGGCGTCTGGGTCAGGATACGGTGTTAGGGGCGCGGGTATTGGATGTACAGCAGACCATCCGCATCCGTATCGGCCCTCTGGGCCGCGAGGACTATGAGCATTTTTTGCCTGGGCGGACAGGCTGGTGGCAGTTGCGCTCGTGGCTGGCCTTGTATTTGGGCATGGAGTGGTCGGTGCAGTTGCAACTGGTATTACGAGCCTGCGACCAGCCGGGGTTGCAGCTTGGAGCTGGACTGGGTTTAGGTTTGCAGACTTGGGTGGGGGCGGGAGGGCGGCAAGACAAGGCGGATCTGTGCCTGTTTTTGGACAGCCGCCCCTGCCAACCGCCCCTGCCCCCCGATTAACGCAGTCGTGGATCGGCCAGTGGATCGTATTCCGTGTCGCTGCAGGGCAGGGTGCTGGTCCATTCCGGTGTCTGACCGAGTTCGGCCTGCCACGGCGTGCTGGCGCTTGGCAGTACTGGTGTGGAGGCGGTGGACGGACGGTCAAAAGGGTGGTGGTCGGCCGGGGCGGATACGGCCCCTCCCACAGGCACCAGGCCGGGGACATGCAGGTCGGCAAACGGATCGGCTGCGATGTCGGGCGTTGCTTTGTCTTGTGCAGGCTCAGCGGCTGGGCCGATGGCGACGACGTAGTGGGTATGGCCCAGCGCCAGCCGGTCCCCTGTGTGCAGGGTTTGGATTTGACGCAGCGGCAGTTCGGTGCCGTTGACCTGGACATGGCCCGAGGCGCACGCGCGCTCGATCGTCAAGCCGTCATCCTGACGGCGCAGGTAAGCCTGCAACGGTGCGCTTTGCTCACCTGCGGGCAGTGGTAGATCGGCTAGCGGCCAGGACCCGCAGACCAGGCCGGGCGCACGGATGGCAATGGCTGTTCCCGCATCGGCGTGCAGGTGCCAGTCGGGTGCTTGCGGGGTGTTCATGGTTGCTCCTTTTGCAGACCTGCGTAGACCGGTCCCCAGGTGGGATGGCCTTGTTCGGCCTGGGCCAAGGCGAAGTCGGGGTCGACGGCCATCGCTTGTTTGAAGCGGTCTTCGCACAGAAAAACATGGTCGCGCACGCAGAAGCTGAAAGCTTGCAGTTTCAGGGCCTCGCTGTACTGAGACGGCGCGGCGGCGGGCAATGTGCTGGAGCGGGCGACCTGCCGGATGACGGCACCGTAATCGCCGTCGTGAAAGTGCGTGCGGATTTGCTCCAGTTCGGCTTGGGCAGCAGGGCTGAAGACGGCCACGGGCTTGTGCGCGGGCTGGGCGCAGGCGGCCAGCGACAGAAGCAGGGCGGAACGAGTCAGGCAAGCAGTCAAACGCATGGTGAGAATCGGAAAAGTTGAACCTGTCAGCAAGACTAGGAAAGGAAAAAGACAGGCCGATGACACGATGCGATGGCGTCTGTAAGAGTTGTTGCCCAAGGGTAACCGCCGAAACACAGCGTGTCCTTAACAAAGCTGTCGCATTCGTGGTTTTAGATGGGGCGCAGTGTTATTGAAGGAGAACGTGTGATTGCCAGTCGATTTCTGCGCCTGCCTGCCTTGTTGATGTTAGGGCTGCTGGCATCTTGCGCATCGACCTCCAGTCGTGTGGCAGTGCCTTACGACATGGTCTTGACGGCCGATGAGCAACTGAACCCCGACGCCACAGGGCGGCCTTCTCCGATACAGGTGCTGGTGTTCGAGCTGCGCTCGGGCAGCGCATTCGAGGCCACGGACTTTTTTGCTTTGCAGTCGGACCCTCAAGGAGCGTTGCAGGGCGATGTGCTCAATGTGGAGCAGATTGTGTTGCGTCCTGGCCAGACCCATCGTTTGCGTCGCCCCGGCGACTTGCAGGCGGGCGCTGTCGGCGTGGTGGCGGGGTATAGGCAGCTCGATGCCAGTGTCTGGCGCGTGCTCTTGCCGTTGCCCGAATCGCGCACCACCAATATCTACAAGTTCTGGCAGGCCTCGCCTGATGCTGTTCAGGTTCGTCTGCAACTACGCAAGAACGCCATTCATGTCCTTGATTAAGGGCTAAGGCATTGGCAGGGAGCTGGTTATTTCAATGGATAAAGTGATCTGGACCGAAGGGCTGTTTTTGCGTCCGCAGCATTTTCAGCAGTTGGAGCGTTACCTGGAGCAGTATGCGCAGGCCGGACGCAGGGCGACCCAGCCTTTTTTCTGGGGGTTCGAGACGTTGGTCTTGGATGAGCAGGCGCTGGGCATGGGCAGCGTGGCCCTGCGCGAAGCCCGTGGCCTGTTTCCCGACGGCACTCCGTTTGACTGCGGGCCGGGTACCGCGCAGGCTCTGGGCTGGACTGCGCCGCAGGTGGTGCGCCCTGAACGGATCATGCTGGTGTTACCGCGCTGCCTGCCTGGGCGGGTGGATATTCAGTTTGGTGAATCAGGCGCGCGGCGCGCGCGTTATGCCGTGATCGAGCAGGAGCTGCACGATAGCTGCGGCCTGGTGCCAGAGCCGTGTCAGTCCCAGTTGGGGCGGTTGCAGCCGTGTCTGTTGCCCGAGTCCGAGGTGTACGAGGACAGTGTTGCGATTGCGGTGGCCCGTGTTTTGGAGCGGCGGCAGGATCGTTCGCTGGTGCTGGACCCGGATTTCATCGCGCCTGTGCTATCCGTGCAGGCCCATGCGCGTCTGCACGCCTTGAGCGCCGATGTGCAGGCTTTGCTGCAAGCCCGTGGCCAGGCGCTGGCCGAACGCCTGGGGCCGGGCGGGCGGGGCCAGGGCGATGTGGCCGACATGCTGATGCTTGAACTGGTCAATCGTTTTAGAAGCGCGTTGTGGGCGTTGGAGCAGCGCGTGCATGTCCACCCCTGCGAGCTGTATCAACAGTGGATGCAGTTGCATGGCGCGTTGGCGACGTACACCCAGCCCTCGCGCCAGCCGCAGGTCTGGCCGCCGTACCGGCACGATGATCTGGCCGAGTCTTTTCTACCTTTAGTGGTGGAGTTGCGCCGTGCGCTATCGGTCGTGCTGGAGCAGCAGGCCGTGTCAATTGCTCTGGAGGACAAGGGCCAGGGAGTGCGGCTGGCCCAGATCGCCGACCGTGCCTTGTTGCGCCAGGCCGGTTTTGTGCTGGCTGTGCAGGCCGATCTGCCGGCACAGACGGTGCGTCAGCATTTTGCCGCCCAGGCCAAGCTGGGACCGGTGGAGCGCATCCGTGATCTGGTGCATTTGCAACTGCCTGGGATCGGTTTGCAGCCTTTGTCGGTTGCGCCACGCGCGTTGCCGTATCACGCCGGGTTTACGTATTTCGAGCTGGAAAAAGGCGGTGAGCTGTGGCGGCAGATGGAGCAGAACGGCGCATTGGCCTTGCATCTGGCGGGTGACTTTCCCGGTTTGCAGCTTGAGTTCTGGGCGATTCGCCACTGATCCGGAGTACAGGGATGAATCAGACAATGTCCTGGTCGGGCGAACCGAGCAGAAAAGAACGTGCCGATGCGCCGCGTTTCCAGCCCCAAGGCTCCAACCCCTTGCTGCAGGCGGCCAACCCGTTGCTGGTCATGGTGTCCGACATACGGCGCAGCGCACGCCATGCCGATCCGGCCGGTCTGCGCGCCAAGCTGGTGGCCGAGATCCGTCAGTTCGAGCTGCGCGCCCAGGCGGTGCCGGTGGCTAACGAAACCATACTGGCGGCCCGTTACTGCCTGTGCACCACGCTGGATGAGGCGGCGGCCTTGACACCCTGGGGGCAGGCAGGCGTGTGGTCGTCGCATACATTGCTGGTGACTTTTCATAACGAGACATGGGGGGGCGAGAAGTTCTTTCAGTTATTGGACAAACTGATGCAGAACCCGGCTTCACACCTGCCTTTGCTGGAGCTGATGTATTTTTGTCTGGCCCTGGGTTTTCAAGGGCGTTATCGGGTACATGAGCATGGGGCGGGCCAATTGGAAACAGTACGCCAGCGCTTGTACATGACGTTGCGCCAGCATGGGCCGGCCGTGCCGGCCGCCCTGTCGCCCCAATGGCGCGACAACCCGGCCCAGAAGGCGGGCCGCCCTTTGCCGGTGCCGGTCTGGGTGGCGGCGTGCCTGGCTTTGTTCGTGTGTTTGTTGATGTATCTGGGCATCAGCCTGGTGCTGAACCGGCAGTCTGATCGGGTGTTTGACGATGTGGTGGCGCTGCGCTTGCCGGCTTTGCAAACCCAGGGCACGGCGCTCGAACCCAGTGTCGCGCCGCCTGCGCCGCTGGCCTTGGCCGAACTGCTGGCTCCCGAGGTAGCGGAAGGCTTGTTGGCGGTGCGGGACGAGGCGGACCGCAGCATTATTACGTTGCATGGGGACGGCTTGTTCGATTCGGGGGCCGATCAGGTCAGCGCACCCTTGCTGCCAGTGATTGCCCGTATTGCCGATGCGGTGGAGGCTGCATCGGGCTTGGTGCTGGTCGATGGCTATACCGACAATGTGCCCATACGCAGCGTGCGTTTTCCGTCTAATTATCATCTGTCGCAGGCGCGTGCCGATTCGGTCAAGCAGGTATTGCAGCGACGTTTGAGTCAGCCCGAGCGCGTGCGCGCACAAGGTCGGGCCGATGCCGCGCCGGTGGCCGACAATGGCACGGCGCAGGGACGCGCGCAGAATCGACGTGTGGAGATCACCATCGTGCCTTTGGGCAAGGAGGCCGGACGATGATGCGTCTGCTCAATATCGTGTTCAATCGCTCCGTGTGGACTTTTTTGGGTGTCCTTGTTCTGTTGGTATTGATCTGGCTGCTCGGTCCGCTGCTGGCGATCGGTCAGACCCGTCCGCTGGAGTCGGAATGGGCGCGCTGGGCCTTGATGGCGACGGTGCTGGCGTTCTGGCTGCTGCGCCTGCTCTGGCGCAGCTGGCGCGAAGGGCGGCTCAATGCGCAGTTGCTGGGCCAGTTGGGGCGCTCGTCTCAGAAACCGTCCGCTGCGGGCAGCGCCGCCCCGGCGCATCCTTTGCAGAGCCAGTTCGATGAGGCCATCGAACTGCTCAAACGGATTCGTTTTGGTTCGCACATGGGCGGGCGGTTGCGGTCCTTGCTGTCGCGCCAGTATGTGTATCAACTGCCTTGGTATGTATTTATTGGTGCGCCGGGTGCCGGTAAAACGACGGCTTTGATCAATTCCGGCTTGCAGTTTCCCTTGTCTGAGCGCTATGGCAAGACGTCGCTGCGCGGGGTAGGCGGCACACGCAATTGCGACTGGTGGTTTACCGACGAGGCGGTGCTGCTGGATACGGCGGGGCGCTACACCACGCACGAAAGCGATCCGGTGGGCGATGAACAGGAGTGGCGCGGTTTTCTGGGTTTGCTCAAGCGGTACCGCCGCCGGCAGCCCATCAATGGCACTTTGTTGACCATTAGCGTGCCGGACTTATTGGCCAGTTCGCCCGAGCAGCGCCACGATCATGCGCAGGTGCTGCGCCAGCGTCTGGCCGAATTGCGCGAACGTCTGGGCATCCAGTTTCCGATCTATGTGCTGGTGACCAAGATGGACCTGCTGCATGGTTTTCAGGAGTATTTTGAACGCTGTGATCGCCAGGAGCTCGAGCAGGTCTGGGGCTTTACCTTGCCCTACGAGACATCGCGTCAGGCCGGGTTTTCTTTGTCAGAAACATATGGGCGGGAATACGAGGCGCTGCGTCAGCGACTGGAGCAAGGTTTGCCGGCCGTGATGGCCGAGCAGCCGGACGAGGCGTTACGGGCCGAGGCCTATTTGTTGCCCCAGCAGTTTGCCCGGTTGGGGCCTGTGCTGGAGGAGTTTCTGGAACAGGTTTTTAGCCAGTCTCGGTTCGAGGCTCCGCTGCTGCTGCGCGGCGTGTATTTTACCAGCGGGCGTCAGGGCGGGACGCGGCTGGATCAGGTGCGTGATCCGCTGCGCGAGTATCTGGAGGTGGATGGGCAGGCCGATCAGAGCCAGCCGGCGATGGGGCAGGGCAAGAGTTATTTCCTGACGCAATTGCTCAAGGAGCTGATTTTTCAGGAGGCGGGTGTGGCGGGGCGCGACGAGCGCTGGGAGCGCCGCATGCGATTGCGTCATTTTCTGGTGTACGGGCTGGCGGCTGTGGCGGTACTGGCGCTGGGCTTGGCCTGGGGACGTAGTTTCTGGCTGAATCGGGCCTATGTGGAGCAGGTGCAGGCACGCGTGCCGCAGGCCCAGCAACAGGCGGATCAAACGCAGGTCATGGACACCACGCCTGTGGCCGGCTTGCAGCCGTTGCTGGATATGCTGCTGCTCTTGCCGCACAGTCAGCAGTTTGCTTTGGAGGCTCCTGGCCTGGAGCGGCGCATGGGCTTGTATCAGGGCGAAAAACTGAAGGCGGCGGCCGACACGGTGTATCAGCGGGCGCTGGAAAAATTGCTGGCCCCGTTGCTGGCGCGCCGTATCGAGACTGTGCTGCGCAGCGATCAGGCCCAGGATCTGGAGTATGGCTACGAAGCATTGCGCGCTTATTTGATGCTGTACGACACCCGGCGTTATGACGCAGGGCATTTGCAGACCTGGCTGTTGGGCAGCTTGAAGCAGGATCTGCCTGCCGGGTTCAGCCAGGCGCAGTACGACCGCCTGGAAGGACATGTGCGCGCCGTGACCCAGGGTGGCTTGCTGCTTAACCCCTTCCCCCGCAACGAGGCCTTGATCGAGCAAAGCCGTCAGAGGCTGGCCCGTATCAGTCTGGAACAACGCACCTACAGTCGCATGCGCCGTATGCTGGCTGCCACGCCGGGTTTGCGTGCCATGTCGGTGGCAGGGATGGCAGGGCCTTATGCCGCTTCGGTATTTACGCGCCAGAGCGGCAAGCCGCTGACCGATGGGGTGGATGGCCTGTATACCTACGAAGGTTACTGGACGGTCGTGGAACCACGCATCGATAGCGAATTGCAGCAGATGCGCGCCGATGACCGCTGGATATTGGGCCTGGACACCGGAGCGGATCAATCTGAAGCGGCCCGCCGCGCGGCCAGCCAGGAACTGCGTCGACTGTATTTGCTGGATTACGTGCGCAACTGGGACGAGTATCTGGCGGATCTGCGTCTGGTTCAGGGCGCTAGTCTGTTGGAAAACATACAACTGGCCCGTACCTTGTCGATGGCCGATTCGCCGCTCAAGCAGTTGGTGCAGCAAGTGGCCTTGCAGACCCGCTTGCTGCGGGACGATGCCGCGCAGGGGGCCTCTTTGGGTACCCAGGCCAAGCTGCGGCTGGAC encodes:
- the tssB gene encoding type VI secretion system contractile sheath small subunit is translated as MSAKSNTGSGQKFLGRNRAPRVQIEYDVELYGAEHRVQLPFVMGVLADLAGHNTDSQPELGERKFLEIDVDNFDDRMKSIAPRLNLQVPNSLSGQGVLGVEVAFDSMDSFSPAQLARQIEPLAHLLQARTQLANLLTYMDGKSGAEELLSRLLQQPELLRALAGRPPQALPTSEPQSGQDNEAQQ
- the tssC gene encoding type VI secretion system contractile sheath large subunit is translated as MTSTQILTATDEDTRLDQLSVLLQQQFRPKTEQAQQAVEYAVATLAEQALEQSVTLSDDAYQTIQAVIAQIDRKMTEQINHILHHPEFQRLEGAWRGLHHLVSNTETDELLRIRVMPASKKELARNLKRYKGVAWDQSPLFKKVYEQEYGQFGGEPFGCLVGDYHFDHSPPDVEMLGELARIGAAAHSPFIAGAAPSVMQMESWQELANPRDLTKIFSNTEYAAWQSLRESDDARYLGLAMPRFLARLPYGARTNPVDEFDFEEDTDGANHDRYTWANSAYAMAVNINRSFKHFGWCTAIRGVESGGAVENLPCHTFPTDDGGVDIKCPTEIAISDRREAELAKNGFMPLVHRKNSDFAAFIGAQSLQKPQEYYDADATANARLAARLPYLFACCRFAHYLKCIVRDKIGSFRERDDMERWLNGWIMNYVDGDPTNSSQETKARKPLAAAEVAVQEVPDNPGYYAAKFFLRPHYQLEGLTVSLRLVSRLPSLKGEQS
- a CDS encoding Hcp family type VI secretion system effector → MAVDMFMKIEGASGESKDSNHKDWTDILSFSWGASQPGSMSAGGGGGQGKANFNDLHVLARIDKAAPAVMKHCASGKHLGKVELSVCKAGGEQVEYSKITLEDVLVTSVQLNAEREVESVLVNYSFQAARVKQQYWEQSDRGTKGAETLVAWDIKQNKEA
- the tssE gene encoding type VI secretion system baseplate subunit TssE, which codes for MNRFRPSGGRNAAPARGQADRLQPCLLDRLTDERPGHVSEPPQPMSQRQMRQAVLRDLGYLLNTPNQGSTVLMQALTHVRRSCLNYGLSPLAGKTMSEVQWLDVEQALRTAILHFEPRILPDTLHVHCLDQGEQRDLHNVLSLRIQGHIWCEPYPQEFLLRTRIDLESGHLDLEESYASA
- the tssF gene encoding type VI secretion system baseplate subunit TssF, with amino-acid sequence MNPELLQYYNRELAYLRELGAEFAQAYPKVAARLGLQDTAVADPYVERLLEGFSFLTARIQMKMDAEFPRLSHQLLDAIQPSWLMPTPSMGLVQFHPSMSEGSLAKGFTLERHTALRSRIPAGEQTACEFSTCHAVTLWPMQLSDARLTDVPGNVPLAALGSRQALSARSTLTLDFQVQGGLTLEELAVDELSLHLGGPESDSSVLLDALLRQTLGVFVQMGQEPAQLLGTAQCLTHDGLQDEQSILPVAAQEFSGHRLLREYFSLPGRFSFVRLRGVQAAIARSRALGGKSRRWSVHIVFGQAWPDLAARVGPGHVRLYCTPAVNLFRRRSERMALRAQATDHHVVMDRTRPMDFEVCLLEQVRGHGHQGVDDVVFRPLYATTAQDAGNFGRYYTVRRESRVASDSQKRWGGRSSYAGSELYLSLVDQRERPDWFGMQQISVTAWCSNRDLPLLLPRSSQSDFSLRVSAPVAAVTLLDAPTRPRSMSAGGRQAWELISQLSLAQLGVAQTDPLEAAGRWRALLAAHVDPADAGALRQIAAIVSVQARPVQRAMPGPGPLVMGRGVHFEVTLDQSGFPGGRSFALAAVLSRYLTRHVSMNSFVSTQFRSQAGVDLGAWAPSAGTRPVV
- the tssG gene encoding type VI secretion system baseplate subunit TssG, translating into MNRPSEPTLRSQALLQELGRLIEQWPFGHDLFRVLRAVDALQAQCGRPRLGTAPTPRQEYIRVGQPPALAFAASSVQGAQWQDEVLHLQVQGFGLWGPNGPLPLHMTEYFFQRSRNFNDHAGVAFLDQFHHRLFLLFFRAWSQAQAVCDLEHDQDGFTRWLASLAGTGPVGQQASLPAHAVCFQAPVMVAQAKSAHALQTLLSSHFQLPVTIQENVPVWVTLDEQVQASLGGVCGRLGQDTVLGARVLDVQQTIRIRIGPLGREDYEHFLPGRTGWWQLRSWLALYLGMEWSVQLQLVLRACDQPGLQLGAGLGLGLQTWVGAGGRQDKADLCLFLDSRPCQPPLPPD
- a CDS encoding FHA domain-containing protein; this translates as MNTPQAPDWHLHADAGTAIAIRAPGLVCGSWPLADLPLPAGEQSAPLQAYLRRQDDGLTIERACASGHVQVNGTELPLRQIQTLHTGDRLALGHTHYVVAIGPAAEPAQDKATPDIAADPFADLHVPGLVPVGGAVSAPADHHPFDRPSTASTPVLPSASTPWQAELGQTPEWTSTLPCSDTEYDPLADPRLR
- a CDS encoding TssQ family T6SS-associated lipoprotein encodes the protein MRLTACLTRSALLLSLAACAQPAHKPVAVFSPAAQAELEQIRTHFHDGDYGAVIRQVARSSTLPAAAPSQYSEALKLQAFSFCVRDHVFLCEDRFKQAMAVDPDFALAQAEQGHPTWGPVYAGLQKEQP